From Verrucomicrobiia bacterium, the proteins below share one genomic window:
- a CDS encoding RNA-binding protein yields the protein MKLYVGGLAYSVTEQELNDLFAQQGKVVSAVVIKDRDSGQSKGFGFVEMEDIKEGQNAIKELNGKEVSGRAIVVNQARPQEDNRSGGSFRKSY from the coding sequence ATGAAACTTTACGTAGGCGGTCTTGCCTATAGCGTGACCGAACAAGAACTGAACGATCTTTTTGCCCAGCAGGGCAAGGTAGTCAGCGCAGTAGTTATCAAGGACCGTGACAGCGGTCAGTCCAAAGGCTTTGGTTTTGTAGAGATGGAAGACATCAAAGAAGGCCAAAACGCCATCAAAGAACTAAACGGCAAAGAAGTGAGCGGCCGTGCAATTGTTGTTAACCAAGCTCGCCCTCAAGAAGACAACCGCTCTGGCGGCAGTTTCCGCAAATCTTACTAA